The following proteins come from a genomic window of Leguminivora glycinivorella isolate SPB_JAAS2020 chromosome 6, LegGlyc_1.1, whole genome shotgun sequence:
- the LOC125227231 gene encoding fl(2)d-associated complex component-like produces the protein MSKQGKRKITVEIPKTKDLANRPSVFERLGTKKTSAKKTSEHCRQWAQHGSCAYGKSCKFAATHTLISPSKQRAANKDSEQKRLLKDDAKSRLHSTVVVRSGRSPDGEIDNWDQNDLECVDTDELEKRRLQLQRELELQLKMESGKDMRKEKKKPVSSSSSSRSSSSSSVSSSSSDGSSSSSSSGREARRKTKKGKLKRNSSSSSDGDAPSKKKIVKSDTKRDRSETKKTSVKKDDRLLKKTDVTKKKPLTKTALGKKSLSPGKKSGGTPPISSKSLSKAVGKHGKSPAKRDKKSASPHSSKDREKDKKEKERDKDREKDREKEKERRGGRSRSPRKGRSRSPRHPKDPRRKESSERSRPVSPKKQVRREGSTDRHRKRSPSRDRDRGRDHKDRSLERRKEKHDDKDRHDRKDRGRERNKEGSKRDDGKRRGRDRGLGSRGPDKGLEKPNKPMERLLPRPEERLAALAAISNRALETDKNSTTSKDRQDTHSDRGGRKQDRLERDRSSKRDRIGSLDREGGDYEMGMDRNYDHGMDQYERMDDRYDDGPRDDDRSPGYARDRHYDPGYDMPGPPRGYPEDEDRMYADRMGDHRGDMGYDDRRPHRDHSWEGRSGSMDRERYMHPHKEWDSEDYRGGDWGRDRHWPMHEPQMNDWGDKDAEMEGWHHRGHPSGSHRGRMHDEYNRGMRMDMRDKRRPQRAEPEAGAKEAAAPAADADDKPIPDDLSEISDDPDDILNRDDMMDPSMDEDSQAAQPMDDGGKPEGSEKESTQDTSGAGDEKESQGAKNDEDVTDLDFEEISDGELEEERTRAGLGDALGVDWASLVADVHRREQTAPTGGARDRWKPERVLARLGLSVHMAGKDTVQEILHKNAESLQTEKTAKDEPSSEQPAENAPDQNGKHEEDEKPAPPPDVESLHPVAAIQVAVEKRKRQRAVLFGSGCEITRALSARRDLALRRYLCQLPAAERTGPARAAPQPQLFHAARALLMRTPVTG, from the exons ATGTCAAAACAAGGCAAAAGAAAAATTACTGTCGAAATTCCGAAAACGAAAGACCTTGCCAACAGACCTAGTGTTTTCGAGCGTCTCGGAACCAAGAAAACTAGTGCAAAAAAAACAAGTGAACATTGTAGACAGTGGGCACAACACGGAAGTTGCGCTTACGGTAAAAGTTGCAAATTTGCTGCCACACACACATTGATTAGCCCTTCAAAGCAGCGTGCGGCTAATAAAGACAGTGAACAAAAACGATTACTGAAAGATGACGCTAAAAGTAGGCTTCATTCGACAGTAGTCGTGCGGTCAGGTCGCAGTCCTGATGGTGAAATCGACAACTGGGATCAAAATGACCTAGAATGTGTGGACACAGACGAGCTGGAGAAACGAAGGCTCCAGCTACAGCGTGAACTTGAACTGCAGTTAAAGATGGAATCTGGAAAAGATATGCGGAAAGAAAAAAAGAAGCCCGTGTCGAGCTCCTCGTCTTCGAGGAGCTCCAGCTCTTCAAGCGTCTCTTCTTCGTCATCCGATGGCAGCTCCTCTTCATCCTCCTCGGGGCG GGAGGCAAGACGAAAAACGAAGAAAGGCAAATTGAAAAGAAATTCTAGTTCTTCATCGGATGGTGATGCACCCtctaaaaagaaaattgtaaaaagtGATACCAAAAGAGACAgaagtgaaacaaaaaaaacaagTGTTAAAAAAGACGATAGACTTTTAAAAAAGACTGATGTCACTAAGAAAAAGCCCCTGACAAAAACAGCTTTAGGTAAAAAATCACTATCGCCAGGAAAGAAATCTGGGGGCACTCCACCAATTTCATCCAAGAGTCTATCAAAGGCTGTTGGTAAACATGGTAAGTCTCCAGCAAAACGAGACAAAAAGAGTGCTTCCCCACATTCAAGTAAAGACCGCGAAAAGgacaaaaaagaaaaagagagaGACAAGGACAGAGAAAAGGATCGCGAAAAAGAGAAGGAACGCAGAGGCGGACGCAGCCGGTCGCCCAGAAAAGGTAGGTCTAGATCACCTCGCCACCCTAAAGACCCCAGACGAAAAGAAAGTTCCGAAAGAAGTAGACCAGTTTCACCTAAAAAACAAGTTAGACGGGAAGGTAGTACTGATAGACATAGAAAACGATCTCCCAGTAGGGACCGTGATAGAGGTCGTGATCATAAAGATAGATCATTAGAAAGAAGGAAAGAAAAGCATGACGATAAAGATAGACACGATAGAAAGGATAGAGGCCGTGAGAGAAATAAAGAGGGTAGTAAACGTGACGACGGCAAGCGTAGAGGTCGCGATAGAGGCCTGGGTAGTAGAGGACCAGATAAAGGTCTTGAAAAACCAAACAAGCCTATGGAAAGACTACTCCCTAGGCCTGAAGAGCGTTTGGCTGCGCTTGCCGCAATTTCCAATAGAGCTCTCGAAACAGATAAAAATTCAACTACTTCTAAAGATCGTCAGGATACTCATTCTGATAGAGGTGGCCGAAAACAAGATAGGCTTGAACGGGATAGATCAAGTAAAAGAGACAGGATTGGTAGTTTGGATAGAGAAGGAGGTGATTATGAAATGGGTATGGACCGTAATTATGACCATGGTATGGATCAATATGAAAGAATGGATGATCGCTACGACGACGGTCCTAGGGACGACGACAGGTCACCGGGTTACGCTAGAGATAGACATTACGATCCCGGATATGACATGCCCGGCCCACCCAGAGGGTATCCTGAAGATGAAGATAGGATGTATGCTGACCGCATGGGCGACCATCGCGGTGATATGG GGTACGACGACCGACGTCCGCATCGCGACCATTCTTGGGAAGGGCGCTCGGGCTCCATGGACCGAGAGCGTTATATGCACCCGCACAAAGAGTGGGATAGCGAAGACTATCGTGGCGGAGACTGGGGCAGAGATCGACATTGGCCTATGCATGAACCACAG ATGAACGACTGGGGTGATAAGGACGCGGAAATGGAAGGGTGGCATCACAGAGGGCACCCGTCGGGATCGCATCGCGGTCGAATGCATG atgAGTACAATCGTGGTATGAGAATGGACATGAGAGATAAGCGTCGACCGCAGCGGGCCGAGCCGGAGGCCGGGGCCAAGGAGGCGGCGGCGCCCGCCGCGGACGCGGACGACAAGCCCATCCCGGACGACCTCAGCGAGATCAGCGACGATCCTGATGATATTCTAAACAGAGATGAT ATGATGGATCCATCAATGGATGAAGACAGCCAAGCCGCTCAACCTATGGATGATGGCGGCAAACCTGAGGGTTCAGAAAAAGAGTCTACTCAG GATACCAGTGGTGCTGGAGACGAAAAGGAGTCCCAAGGCGCCAAGAATGATGAAGATGTTACGGATCTAGACTTTGAAGAAATATCAGATGGGGAGCTGGAAGAAGAGAGAACAAGGG ccGGCTTAGGGGACGCCCTCGGTGTCGATTGGGCTAGTTTGGTGGCAGATGTCCACCGGCGTGAGCAAACCGCTCCCACCGGCGGAGCGCGTGACCGCTGGAAACCTGAACGAGTACTCGCCCGTCTCGGCCTTTCCGTGCACATGGCGGGCAAAGACACCGTCCAAGAAATATTACACAAGAATGCTGAAAGCCTACAGACAGAAAAAACTGCCAAGGACGAACCGAGCTCCGAGCAACCTGCCGAAAACGCTCCAGATCAAAACGGGAAGCACGAAGAAGATGAGAAGCCTGCACCCCCGCCAGATGTGGAGTCTTTGCATCCAGTGGCTGCAATTCag GTGGCTGTCGAGAAGCGTAAACGCCAGCGGGCCGTACTATTCGGATCGGGCTGCGAGATCACGCGAGCCCTGAGCGCGCGCCGCGACCTGGCGCTGCGGCGCTACCTGTGCCAGCTGCCCGCCGCCGAGCGCACCGGgcccgcgcgcgccgcgccgcagcCGCAGCTGTTCCACGCCGCGCGCGCGCTGCTCATGCGGACCCCGGTCACCGGCTGA